Proteins encoded by one window of Gemmatimonadota bacterium:
- a CDS encoding ABC transporter ATP-binding protein, protein MIRLAGITREYVMGSEKVLALRGVDLEIQRNEYVAIMGPSGSGKSTMMNMLGCLDTPSGGQYWLNGQEVSTMVDDDLARVRNREIGFVFQTFNLLPRATALANVELPLVYAGVSTRERKRRAEAALERVGLGNRMDHRPNELSGGQRQRVAIARALVNEPSILLADEPTGNLDSATSVEIMRVFGSLHAQGQTVILVTHEPDIAAHAHRVVVLRDGKVDSDRRNESPVREAAA, encoded by the coding sequence ATCATTCGCCTCGCGGGCATCACCCGGGAGTACGTGATGGGGAGCGAGAAGGTGCTCGCCCTCCGCGGCGTCGATCTCGAGATCCAGCGCAACGAGTACGTCGCGATCATGGGGCCTTCGGGTTCCGGCAAGTCGACGATGATGAACATGCTGGGCTGCCTCGACACACCTTCCGGCGGCCAGTACTGGCTCAACGGACAGGAAGTCTCGACCATGGTCGACGACGACCTGGCCCGGGTGCGCAATCGCGAGATCGGCTTCGTTTTCCAGACGTTCAACCTGCTGCCCCGCGCGACCGCGCTGGCCAATGTCGAACTGCCGTTGGTGTATGCCGGTGTGTCGACCCGCGAGCGGAAGCGCCGGGCCGAGGCAGCGCTGGAGCGTGTCGGCCTGGGCAACCGGATGGACCACCGCCCCAACGAACTCTCCGGCGGCCAGCGGCAGCGCGTGGCGATCGCGCGGGCGCTCGTCAACGAGCCGTCGATCCTCCTCGCCGACGAACCGACCGGCAACCTCGACTCGGCCACGAGCGTGGAGATCATGCGGGTCTTCGGCTCCCTGCACGCGCAGGGGCAGACCGTGATCCTGGTGACCCACGAACCCGACATTGCCGCGCACGCCCACCGGGTGGTGGTGCTGCGCGACGGCAAGGTGGACAGCGATCGTCGCAACGAATCGCCCGTCCGCGAGGCCGCGGCCTGA